A section of the Corynebacterium tuberculostearicum genome encodes:
- a CDS encoding AEC family transporter, with amino-acid sequence MLDVLTGFAIIFVVIGVGFVLAHRGVIGKGEARLQFNRTAFWAATPALIFSSVATSDTTAFASPVVAVIAAASVATMAVYWLCSRLLFPRSGAETMAGAAAASYYNSVNIGLPIATYVIGDATYVIPALVLQMAVLSPFIIAGLNAQGTSLRSIWSSVVSGVTAPVVLAAVAGFIVSAAQWQVPDVVMKPLEILGGASIPMILMSFGASLKGDGLLEEDRLPTITATILKLVGMPAVALAVGAALGLNGAELYAALILAALPTAQNVYNYAATYEVGETVARDTVFLTTFLSLPAMLAIASLFG; translated from the coding sequence TTGCTGGACGTATTGACCGGGTTTGCGATTATTTTCGTAGTCATCGGCGTCGGGTTTGTGCTGGCCCACAGGGGTGTTATTGGCAAGGGCGAGGCGCGCTTGCAATTTAACCGAACGGCCTTCTGGGCGGCCACGCCGGCGCTCATCTTTTCCAGCGTGGCTACGTCCGATACCACCGCGTTTGCGTCCCCAGTGGTGGCCGTCATTGCCGCTGCGTCCGTCGCCACCATGGCAGTGTACTGGCTGTGCAGCCGGCTACTTTTTCCACGCAGCGGCGCCGAAACCATGGCGGGTGCCGCGGCGGCGAGCTATTACAACTCGGTCAATATTGGCCTGCCCATTGCCACCTATGTCATTGGTGATGCCACCTACGTCATCCCGGCATTAGTTCTCCAGATGGCGGTGCTCTCCCCGTTTATCATCGCGGGGCTCAATGCGCAGGGCACGAGCCTGCGATCGATATGGAGCTCCGTGGTATCGGGGGTTACCGCGCCGGTGGTGTTGGCTGCGGTGGCCGGATTTATTGTCTCCGCAGCGCAATGGCAGGTACCTGATGTGGTGATGAAGCCGCTGGAGATATTAGGTGGCGCCTCTATTCCTATGATCCTGATGAGCTTTGGTGCCTCGTTAAAGGGCGACGGGCTGTTGGAGGAGGACCGTCTGCCCACCATTACCGCGACGATATTGAAGTTGGTGGGCATGCCCGCTGTCGCGCTGGCCGTGGGTGCAGCGCTGGGCCTTAATGGCGCGGAGCTATACGCGGCGTTGATTTTGGCGGCGTTGCCCACGGCGCAGAATGTGTATAACTATGCCGCTACCTATGAGGTAGGAGAAACCGTGGCTCGAGATACGGTCTTTCTCACTACCTTCCTATCGCTTCCTGCGATGCTGGCCATCGCTAGCTTATTTGGCTAA
- a CDS encoding putative quinol monooxygenase, with product MILINVQFHVKPEYAETFLDEINWYTEACNAEPGCIDFKWFRDPEDRQRFLLLESYADGKDVEHVQSEHFQRSCEEFPKYLVETPDIINVHIEGRTGWDKMGEFSVD from the coding sequence ATGATTTTGATCAACGTACAGTTCCACGTCAAGCCCGAGTACGCAGAGACCTTCCTCGATGAAATCAATTGGTACACCGAGGCCTGCAATGCAGAGCCGGGCTGCATCGACTTCAAGTGGTTCCGCGATCCAGAAGATCGCCAGCGCTTCTTGCTGCTGGAGTCCTACGCAGACGGCAAGGACGTAGAGCATGTCCAGAGCGAGCACTTCCAGCGCTCCTGCGAGGAATTCCCGAAGTACCTCGTGGAAACTCCGGACATCATTAACGTTCACATCGAAGGCCGCACCGGCTGGGACAAGATGGGCGAATTCTCCGTCGACTAA
- a CDS encoding acyltransferase family protein has protein sequence MKQILRSLLGKKKPGRSNEPRTSVYQPVPPKAGSTSAPQTPNNKDSAPQKSANTESTTGAQSTEPKGKPQDRTANDGESKNQAKQAPARKPTPAKPAQASKAKPAAPKPKDTKPAAKPAAQGTTRPSTEKSQASKATSAKQQQAKSTSPSPAAKVPKAKPAAQGSAAKPSAAQQNKAESSPKAAVKKQQNSPAQDKKPQRKAHEPVQRPRRGASFSTTPSKNSPKTPSTRSTSPKPAAKPVTQPSQKDAVKPAPQAQPTTQKPKQTPKPSSSSSAKKASPQPAKPQKSQPANSKPATGQQQAQKPDSPKRVPANSAKKQPQPQPAPKKNAQPSKPSQPQKGQGSARTPETAKQKAGPQASAPSAPKPKKGTTAPTPKVASPKTAADASQQKARSTQNKTTQDGNKVVQPKSQQGAPSKGNLPKQEAKTQQPQPKAKEATPQNKTKKATKRRPQVKPSDISRGLARKSQQVGTPSTAQQKPSRAAQKPKVKPQPDSPQPNKAEPQAAPKTPPAQKGKSAATGAVAAGAGTAAAAAAAEQKRNKAQPSKSPQQAPEKPQAQAAPRRPQQAAQKPASQNASSTQVDTKSKYPLQKQAKDPEALATPPESKVVKKKRHARLRQVKGLDGLRGLAVIAVVLYHFFPSLLPGGYLGVDLFFVLSGFLITSLLVREFRTSGTISLKDFWVRRFRRILPAAVSVLVMCTALVAWIGGDLAVGLRQQFLGTLFFVNNWTQIATSQSYFADNEIQVFAHYWSLAVEEQFYVIWPLLITGVFLISRRNPRRLPILVAAVLAIGSAVAMALLYVPGEDPTRVYYGTDTHAFGLLTGAVLSLLMTSTKSDPQADSWAAAGKAESRIAGIIGTLALIGYGAQLFLMPDDAEITYRGGLFLTSVLGVLMVWGVVREYGPMTPLFRTKVMRWFGQRSFSLYLWHWPVIMMLKALFEGNQNSDKSWILGLVAVPISLLLSEISYQFIENPFRRGGYKKTWKTYWSSRPGFSELRDGFGKTMWPVVPFLVIASVAGVVYGVVNSSDKTELEQQLEQLQQQNQSSNNAPAQPNDAAPQPPAEDNDDKAAAKDKKTRPMPQGKDITAVGDSVMLGSSGALKQRFPQIYVDADVSRHYTAGIQILQQLKDSGQLRDTVFLGFGTNGPAFPDQIKEALDIIGEDHTVVMAVPYGDREWMAQSQQDVLDAAKEYDNVYVADWCGHAQSDPAILYSDGVHPIPERAGEYSDAFYDALKQYSNGDKTVSSQCVPQ, from the coding sequence GTGAAGCAAATTTTGCGCTCACTGCTGGGGAAGAAGAAACCTGGGCGTTCGAACGAACCACGCACATCGGTCTACCAGCCAGTACCGCCCAAAGCTGGCTCAACCAGTGCGCCCCAGACCCCTAATAACAAGGATTCTGCACCCCAGAAATCAGCCAACACCGAATCCACCACGGGTGCACAATCCACCGAGCCGAAGGGCAAGCCCCAGGACCGCACCGCTAACGACGGCGAGTCCAAGAACCAAGCTAAACAGGCACCTGCGCGCAAGCCCACCCCGGCAAAGCCTGCACAGGCTTCCAAAGCCAAGCCAGCTGCTCCTAAGCCTAAGGATACGAAGCCTGCCGCCAAGCCCGCAGCTCAAGGCACCACTCGCCCCAGCACCGAAAAATCCCAGGCAAGCAAGGCCACTTCCGCAAAACAGCAGCAGGCTAAGTCCACCTCGCCATCTCCTGCAGCCAAGGTGCCGAAGGCTAAGCCTGCAGCCCAAGGTTCTGCCGCCAAGCCATCCGCCGCACAACAAAACAAGGCAGAATCCTCCCCCAAAGCAGCTGTTAAAAAGCAACAAAACTCCCCCGCTCAAGACAAGAAGCCACAGCGCAAAGCGCACGAACCGGTTCAGCGACCACGCCGCGGCGCAAGCTTTAGCACCACCCCGTCTAAGAACTCCCCAAAGACTCCTTCTACCCGCAGCACTTCCCCGAAGCCGGCCGCGAAGCCTGTCACCCAACCCTCTCAGAAAGACGCGGTAAAGCCCGCACCTCAGGCTCAACCCACTACCCAGAAGCCGAAGCAGACACCCAAACCATCGTCTTCTTCCAGCGCGAAGAAGGCTTCCCCGCAACCGGCCAAGCCGCAGAAATCCCAGCCGGCTAATTCGAAGCCGGCCACCGGCCAGCAGCAAGCGCAGAAGCCTGACTCTCCCAAGCGCGTACCGGCAAACTCGGCAAAGAAGCAACCACAGCCGCAACCTGCGCCGAAGAAAAATGCGCAGCCGTCTAAGCCTTCACAACCGCAGAAGGGCCAGGGCTCAGCGCGTACTCCGGAAACTGCAAAGCAAAAGGCTGGCCCACAGGCCTCGGCGCCTAGCGCTCCAAAGCCGAAGAAGGGCACCACTGCCCCCACGCCGAAGGTAGCTTCGCCAAAGACTGCAGCCGATGCTTCTCAGCAGAAAGCTCGGTCGACGCAGAACAAGACTACCCAGGACGGAAACAAGGTAGTCCAGCCGAAATCGCAGCAAGGCGCACCCTCTAAGGGCAACCTGCCCAAGCAAGAGGCGAAGACGCAACAGCCACAGCCGAAGGCAAAGGAAGCGACGCCGCAGAACAAGACCAAGAAGGCAACAAAGCGCCGCCCCCAGGTTAAGCCCTCCGATATTAGTCGCGGATTGGCCCGCAAATCACAACAGGTGGGCACTCCTTCCACAGCGCAGCAAAAGCCGTCGCGAGCTGCCCAGAAGCCTAAGGTAAAGCCACAGCCTGATTCGCCCCAGCCAAACAAGGCCGAGCCTCAAGCAGCTCCAAAGACGCCGCCTGCGCAGAAGGGAAAGTCCGCTGCTACAGGCGCTGTAGCAGCTGGAGCAGGTACAGCCGCCGCCGCTGCCGCTGCTGAGCAGAAGCGGAATAAGGCACAGCCGTCTAAATCTCCACAGCAAGCGCCCGAAAAGCCACAGGCTCAGGCGGCACCGCGCCGGCCACAACAAGCTGCGCAGAAGCCAGCATCGCAGAATGCCTCGAGCACGCAGGTAGATACTAAGTCTAAGTATCCGCTACAAAAGCAGGCCAAGGACCCTGAAGCGCTGGCTACGCCGCCTGAGAGCAAGGTCGTTAAGAAGAAGCGCCACGCCCGCCTGCGCCAGGTCAAGGGGCTGGATGGACTGCGCGGCCTCGCGGTTATTGCCGTGGTGTTGTACCACTTCTTCCCTTCCCTGCTTCCCGGTGGTTACTTGGGCGTTGACCTCTTCTTCGTCCTTTCTGGATTCCTCATCACCTCGTTGCTGGTGCGCGAATTCCGCACCTCCGGCACAATCAGCCTGAAGGACTTCTGGGTGCGCCGATTCCGACGCATCCTACCGGCCGCAGTATCCGTCTTGGTCATGTGTACCGCTTTGGTGGCATGGATAGGCGGGGACCTCGCGGTCGGCTTGCGCCAGCAGTTCTTGGGAACTCTGTTCTTTGTCAATAACTGGACCCAGATCGCCACCTCCCAGTCCTACTTTGCGGACAATGAGATTCAGGTCTTTGCCCACTATTGGTCGTTGGCCGTGGAGGAGCAGTTCTATGTCATCTGGCCGCTTCTTATCACTGGCGTTTTCCTGATTTCTCGCCGTAACCCGCGCCGGCTTCCCATCCTCGTAGCCGCAGTCTTAGCTATCGGTTCCGCCGTGGCCATGGCGCTTCTTTACGTGCCGGGTGAAGACCCGACGCGCGTCTACTACGGCACCGATACCCATGCTTTCGGCCTGCTCACTGGCGCCGTGCTGTCTTTGCTGATGACTTCTACCAAGTCCGATCCACAGGCGGACTCGTGGGCGGCGGCAGGCAAAGCCGAATCGCGCATCGCCGGAATCATCGGCACTTTGGCGCTCATCGGCTACGGTGCCCAGCTATTCCTCATGCCGGATGACGCGGAGATCACCTACCGGGGTGGGCTCTTCCTCACCAGCGTGCTTGGTGTCCTGATGGTGTGGGGCGTGGTTCGCGAATACGGCCCGATGACCCCGCTCTTTAGGACCAAGGTCATGCGCTGGTTTGGCCAGCGATCCTTCTCGCTGTATCTCTGGCACTGGCCGGTCATCATGATGCTCAAGGCGCTTTTCGAGGGCAACCAGAACTCCGATAAATCCTGGATCCTGGGCCTTGTAGCCGTGCCTATTTCACTGCTTCTGTCCGAGATTTCCTATCAGTTCATTGAGAATCCTTTCCGCCGCGGCGGCTATAAGAAGACGTGGAAGACCTACTGGTCCTCCCGCCCAGGATTTAGCGAATTGCGCGATGGCTTTGGCAAGACCATGTGGCCAGTAGTTCCGTTCTTGGTCATTGCCTCTGTAGCCGGCGTGGTCTACGGCGTTGTTAATTCCAGCGATAAGACCGAGTTGGAGCAGCAGCTGGAGCAGCTCCAGCAGCAGAACCAGAGCAGCAATAATGCCCCGGCGCAGCCGAATGATGCTGCCCCACAGCCGCCTGCTGAGGACAACGACGATAAGGCTGCCGCGAAGGATAAGAAGACCCGCCCGATGCCGCAGGGCAAAGACATCACCGCTGTCGGCGACTCCGTGATGCTGGGTTCTAGTGGCGCCCTCAAGCAGCGCTTCCCGCAGATTTACGTCGATGCAGATGTATCCCGCCACTACACTGCGGGTATCCAGATTCTGCAGCAGCTCAAGGATTCCGGCCAGCTGCGCGATACCGTCTTCCTCGGGTTTGGTACTAACGGCCCTGCCTTCCCGGACCAGATCAAGGAAGCTCTAGACATCATCGGCGAAGACCACACCGTTGTCATGGCTGTCCCCTATGGTGACCGCGAATGGATGGCCCAGTCCCAACAGGATGTCCTCGACGCAGCCAAGGAATACGACAACGTATATGTCGCGGACTGGTGCGGACATGCACAGAGCGACCCCGCAATCCTCTATTCCGATGGTGTTCACCCGATTCCGGAACGCGCTGGCGAGTACTCGGATGCCTTCTACGATGCTCTAAAGCAGTACTCGAATGGCGACAAGACCGTGTCTTCGCAGTGCGTGCCGCAGTAG
- a CDS encoding HAD family hydrolase — protein sequence MHLSTISQFTDRFGILLPQLIALDMDGTLLDGNGQLPPDFAAISTRAHQLGVTLVPASGRQLATLQEMFPHEDTFIAENGSVVVHDNRVISATTLPNAAVRSAVAALHSVETPHTVVLCTPDTAYVHKGADEQARAEIAKYYRSVEWVDDLDALLDADIIKIAAYCADGSEKHLHQPLIAAVPEHNIAISGAVWLDVMAAGVNKGVALQTMAELLSVPMSRTAAFGDFLNDYELLREAGTAIAMENAHPKLKEIADRIAPPNTEYGVMTVLRQLFDSEES from the coding sequence ATGCACCTATCCACCATCAGCCAATTCACAGATAGGTTCGGAATTTTGCTCCCACAGCTCATCGCCCTGGATATGGACGGCACCCTACTGGACGGCAACGGCCAGCTTCCACCAGATTTCGCCGCGATCAGCACCCGTGCCCACCAGCTCGGCGTCACCCTAGTCCCCGCCTCGGGCCGCCAGCTCGCCACCCTACAAGAGATGTTTCCGCACGAAGACACCTTCATCGCCGAAAACGGATCCGTGGTCGTCCATGACAATCGCGTCATCAGCGCCACTACCCTGCCCAACGCAGCTGTGCGCTCCGCCGTGGCCGCACTCCATTCCGTCGAGACCCCGCATACCGTAGTGCTATGCACGCCGGATACCGCCTATGTACACAAAGGCGCCGATGAACAAGCCCGTGCTGAAATTGCCAAGTACTACAGATCAGTGGAATGGGTAGATGACCTCGATGCACTACTGGATGCGGACATCATCAAAATCGCCGCTTATTGCGCCGATGGCAGCGAAAAGCACCTACACCAGCCTCTTATTGCGGCCGTACCGGAACACAATATCGCCATCTCTGGTGCCGTATGGCTCGATGTCATGGCCGCTGGCGTCAATAAGGGCGTAGCACTACAGACCATGGCCGAGCTCCTTTCGGTCCCCATGTCCCGCACCGCCGCCTTTGGCGATTTCCTCAATGACTACGAGCTCCTCCGTGAGGCAGGCACCGCCATCGCTATGGAAAATGCGCACCCAAAGTTGAAGGAAATTGCCGATCGCATTGCCCCACCCAATACCGAATATGGGGTCATGACAGTTCTGCGTCAGCTTTTTGACAGCGAAGAGTCTTAG
- a CDS encoding enoyl-CoA hydratase/isomerase family protein: MTDTAPIVSSIRNHTGVIELNRPKALNSLTPEMIHLIAESLAQWRDNDEVEQVLFTSTSPKAYCAGGDVRYAREGVNEGKVDEVDAFFATEYTLNGDIAEYPKPIVALIDGIAMGGGLGISAHGSHRVVTEKTFASMPEMNIGYVTDVGMAYAAQRAVGTRGKASAELAKFWGITGYRMYAADLLWSGLATHYVEDGEAFASAVIEHGLATALSQHATAPSGEAPLAELIDAIEDAFSHDTWQDITTALEKYPELKQQVDKLTAQACPTSIVAAMELFRAEQECSSIREALDMETNLGAYMYRRGDFAEGVRAVLVDKTNDAAFEPAALADVDVDALRSALHLYPAK, encoded by the coding sequence ATGACTGATACTGCACCTATCGTTTCCTCAATCCGTAACCATACCGGAGTCATTGAGCTCAACCGCCCCAAGGCTCTCAATTCCCTCACCCCGGAAATGATCCACCTCATTGCGGAGTCGTTGGCGCAGTGGCGCGACAACGATGAGGTGGAACAGGTGTTGTTTACCTCGACTAGTCCCAAGGCATATTGCGCCGGCGGCGATGTTCGCTACGCCCGCGAAGGGGTCAATGAGGGCAAAGTGGATGAGGTCGATGCTTTCTTCGCCACCGAATACACGTTGAACGGTGATATCGCGGAGTATCCCAAACCCATCGTGGCGCTCATCGATGGCATCGCTATGGGCGGCGGTCTGGGCATTTCCGCCCATGGGTCCCACCGTGTGGTTACGGAGAAAACCTTTGCTTCCATGCCAGAGATGAATATTGGCTACGTCACGGACGTAGGCATGGCCTATGCCGCCCAGCGGGCGGTGGGAACGCGCGGGAAGGCCTCGGCCGAGTTGGCGAAGTTCTGGGGGATTACCGGCTACCGCATGTATGCCGCAGACCTTCTGTGGAGCGGGCTGGCCACCCACTATGTGGAGGACGGCGAGGCCTTTGCTAGTGCGGTTATCGAGCATGGACTAGCCACTGCGCTATCCCAGCACGCCACCGCACCTAGCGGCGAGGCTCCCTTGGCCGAGCTTATCGACGCCATCGAGGACGCCTTTTCCCACGACACCTGGCAAGACATCACCACGGCCCTGGAAAAGTACCCAGAGCTTAAACAGCAGGTAGACAAGCTGACCGCGCAGGCCTGCCCGACCTCCATCGTGGCGGCCATGGAGCTATTCCGCGCCGAGCAGGAGTGCAGCAGCATCCGCGAGGCCCTGGATATGGAGACCAACCTGGGCGCCTATATGTACCGGCGTGGGGACTTCGCCGAGGGCGTGCGAGCGGTCTTGGTGGATAAAACCAATGATGCGGCATTTGAGCCTGCCGCGCTTGCCGACGTCGACGTGGACGCCCTCCGCAGCGCCCTACACCTCTACCCCGCGAAATGA
- a CDS encoding DUF6882 domain-containing protein gives MDKTAPISSTAQDARFIQAGVNAAFQDRIGEATDVEFNFLGPSAGDSEGSYATDQLVEVRVSSAQHVADFRGVRLAVIAAGTWHWTTSATEHFADLPQTGSAISDIDRMVAYASLIVGTMPVLRAQQGEHVAIVAVDFHPYLDFRQTLLRGLQHSSAEADEKGPALALARYLDMESTEEEPYLHFSDGTTVRFEQASPKVHKISSITPGLASARVLEDAFYLSTESQMFFQGSFPDATVELDVDKATATVSYRGGQMTANAVLIATISDEEFTWAWADPQLKDTAAARLAGNLARFGIDEAVPELVRPHLPLELARGHQLPHLALPILGIWTLAGTTLADARVGLVLLDAPQLHLPEPTPAATEATLAVPPPAWINADRARAAYGSFRGVEV, from the coding sequence ATGGATAAGACAGCCCCTATATCGAGCACCGCGCAAGACGCCCGCTTCATTCAAGCGGGCGTTAATGCCGCATTTCAAGACCGCATCGGGGAGGCGACCGATGTGGAATTCAATTTCCTCGGCCCCTCGGCTGGCGATAGCGAAGGAAGCTATGCCACGGACCAACTCGTGGAGGTACGGGTAAGCTCCGCGCAGCACGTGGCGGATTTTCGTGGCGTGCGCCTAGCCGTCATCGCCGCGGGCACCTGGCACTGGACTACCTCTGCGACCGAGCATTTTGCTGATCTTCCACAGACAGGCTCGGCCATCTCAGACATTGACCGCATGGTTGCTTATGCCTCCCTCATCGTGGGCACCATGCCGGTGCTGCGCGCCCAGCAGGGCGAGCACGTGGCCATTGTTGCGGTAGATTTCCACCCCTACCTGGACTTTCGGCAGACCTTGCTGCGGGGTCTCCAGCACAGCAGCGCGGAAGCGGACGAGAAAGGGCCGGCCCTCGCACTCGCCCGCTACCTGGACATGGAGTCCACCGAGGAAGAGCCCTACCTGCATTTTTCTGATGGCACCACGGTGCGTTTTGAGCAGGCAAGCCCCAAAGTACACAAGATTTCCAGCATCACCCCGGGCTTGGCGTCCGCCCGCGTCTTAGAGGACGCTTTTTATTTAAGCACCGAAAGCCAGATGTTTTTCCAAGGCAGCTTCCCAGATGCCACGGTAGAACTCGATGTGGATAAGGCCACCGCCACGGTGTCCTATCGTGGCGGGCAGATGACGGCCAATGCGGTGCTTATCGCGACCATTTCGGACGAGGAATTCACATGGGCTTGGGCGGATCCGCAGCTCAAGGACACCGCGGCGGCGCGGTTGGCAGGAAACCTAGCGCGCTTCGGTATCGACGAGGCCGTGCCTGAATTGGTACGCCCGCACCTTCCGCTTGAGCTGGCGCGCGGGCACCAGCTGCCGCACCTAGCTTTGCCCATATTGGGGATCTGGACGCTGGCGGGCACTACGCTTGCCGACGCCCGCGTGGGCCTCGTCCTGCTCGACGCCCCACAGCTGCACCTTCCGGAGCCGACCCCAGCCGCCACCGAAGCTACTTTGGCGGTGCCCCCTCCTGCATGGATCAACGCCGATCGCGCCCGCGCCGCCTATGGATCATTTCGCGGGGTAGAGGTGTAG
- a CDS encoding TetR/AcrR family transcriptional regulator yields the protein MTSLREEKKRATRQAMADAAARLVLDGGAEAATISGITAAVGVSPRTFHNYFSSVADALLSFSTDVLAKFSKEVPTVFPNSSISEFLEQVTLDATENEGKELHSFTSLFTIGEALENLSHTSKERQQFQVVADQVLEAFHQRAPDKSRFEIAVILQACAGASAMSMKEIHRRSQAEESLDAHTKHEIVRTAFATVRAID from the coding sequence GTGACTAGTCTGCGCGAAGAAAAGAAGCGAGCTACGCGTCAGGCCATGGCCGATGCGGCAGCGCGCCTCGTCCTCGACGGCGGTGCCGAAGCCGCCACGATCTCCGGCATCACCGCGGCCGTCGGGGTTTCCCCGCGCACCTTTCACAACTACTTCTCCTCGGTGGCTGATGCGCTACTGTCCTTTAGCACCGATGTGCTTGCCAAGTTTTCCAAGGAAGTACCCACTGTTTTTCCTAATTCATCCATTTCTGAATTCCTCGAACAAGTAACGCTCGATGCCACCGAAAACGAGGGCAAAGAGCTACATTCTTTTACCTCTCTTTTCACCATTGGCGAGGCTTTAGAAAACTTGAGCCATACCTCGAAAGAGCGCCAACAATTCCAAGTCGTAGCTGACCAAGTTTTGGAAGCTTTCCACCAACGCGCCCCAGATAAGTCGCGCTTTGAAATCGCGGTCATTCTCCAAGCGTGTGCGGGTGCCAGTGCGATGAGCATGAAAGAAATCCACCGCCGCTCCCAGGCCGAAGAATCACTGGACGCTCACACAAAGCATGAGATAGTTCGCACAGCCTTTGCCACCGTGCGTGCCATCGACTAG